One segment of Humidesulfovibrio mexicanus DNA contains the following:
- the fdhD gene encoding formate dehydrogenase accessory sulfurtransferase FdhD, with protein sequence MTDGLMYEITECRASGDRRMTIEAIREVPLTIYLNDREVVTLLCTGKYPRHLAVGFLKSDALISDPSQLLAVDVQDEGARITARVSVRHDPWADGRTIQRSITSGCGKGTNFDRNVATISRRRVTSDLKVTPAQILALATELKRRSTLYARTRGCHNSSLCMAERMLLFREDIGRHNAIDMIVGECFLEGIPTADKMIVSTGRVASEILLKTVRIGTPLLASTAVATSFSVELARSIGITLIGNIKEDSFWIYSDPAHIIQS encoded by the coding sequence ATGACCGACGGACTCATGTACGAAATTACGGAATGCAGGGCCAGCGGAGACAGGCGCATGACCATTGAGGCCATCCGCGAGGTGCCCCTCACCATCTATCTGAACGACCGCGAAGTCGTGACGCTTTTGTGTACAGGGAAATACCCGCGACATCTGGCGGTGGGGTTCCTCAAAAGCGATGCGCTCATTTCCGATCCCTCTCAATTGCTTGCTGTGGACGTTCAGGACGAGGGAGCGCGCATCACGGCCAGGGTGTCCGTACGCCACGACCCGTGGGCAGACGGCCGCACCATCCAGCGCTCCATCACCAGCGGCTGCGGCAAGGGAACCAACTTCGACCGCAACGTGGCCACCATCTCCAGGCGAAGGGTCACCTCGGACCTCAAGGTGACTCCGGCGCAGATCCTGGCCCTTGCAACGGAGCTCAAGCGGCGCAGCACCCTGTACGCCCGCACGCGCGGCTGCCACAATTCGTCGTTGTGCATGGCCGAACGCATGTTGCTCTTCCGCGAGGACATCGGGCGGCACAACGCCATCGACATGATCGTTGGCGAATGCTTTTTGGAGGGGATTCCCACGGCGGACAAGATGATCGTCTCCACAGGACGGGTGGCTTCGGAAATTCTGCTCAAGACCGTGCGCATTGGGACGCCGCTCCTGGCGTCCACCGCCGTGGCCACCAGTTTTTCGGTGGAGTTGGCGCGCTCCATCGGCATAACGCTCATCGGCAACATCAAGGAAGACAGCTTCTGGATCTACAGCGACCCCGCCCATATCATCCAGTCGTGA